A single genomic interval of Persephonella atlantica harbors:
- a CDS encoding RAMP superfamily CRISPR-associated protein, protein MSEKNNVVKKLEVYALATDPIHIGTGGYNIGRVDNTIVRDPITNIPKIPGSSLAGTWRYYVVLETLKDIKDKQPDWQDIKNENGDTIGEKLENYDWKNLPSSDIKLSSWKRFVGNQIMRIKCAGQDDTPDKNSDSEENTGHCGHCIVCKGFGFSKRDISWQGMLFFSDLNILFFPVFTYRGTKWITTSSRLKEIGIEEEAPSENKIRTKQGDEGHLNLGWLYLEVESRHTFCNEIKICNKQENISFTLTPEDVIIVPENLFSHIVNSNLEVRTSVSIDPITGAAKEGALFTSEAIPRGTIFYGEIRIFDKKGFEGLEEKLKPLPKDKELEDALKDSKHFYETLGIGGMTTRGFGRLKIELIP, encoded by the coding sequence ATGAGTGAAAAAAATAATGTCGTAAAAAAATTAGAAGTTTATGCATTAGCAACAGATCCAATACACATAGGAACAGGTGGATATAATATAGGACGAGTTGATAATACTATAGTCAGAGACCCTATAACTAATATTCCTAAAATTCCTGGTAGCAGTTTAGCTGGAACTTGGAGATATTATGTGGTTTTAGAGACTTTAAAAGATATAAAAGATAAACAACCAGATTGGCAAGATATTAAAAATGAAAATGGCGACACAATCGGAGAAAAATTAGAAAATTACGATTGGAAAAATTTACCTTCATCAGATATTAAACTTTCCAGTTGGAAAAGATTTGTGGGTAATCAAATAATGAGAATTAAATGTGCTGGACAAGATGATACCCCTGATAAAAATAGTGATAGTGAAGAAAACACTGGACACTGTGGACACTGTATAGTCTGTAAAGGATTTGGTTTTTCTAAAAGAGATATTAGCTGGCAAGGAATGCTATTTTTTAGTGATTTGAATATTTTGTTTTTTCCTGTTTTTACATATAGAGGAACTAAATGGATTACTACATCTTCAAGATTAAAAGAAATAGGTATAGAAGAGGAAGCACCATCTGAAAATAAAATAAGAACTAAACAAGGTGATGAGGGACACTTAAATTTGGGCTGGTTATATTTAGAAGTAGAAAGTAGACATACATTTTGCAATGAAATAAAAATATGTAATAAGCAAGAAAATATATCTTTTACATTAACTCCTGAAGATGTAATTATTGTTCCAGAAAATTTATTTTCTCACATAGTTAATTCTAACCTTGAAGTTAGAACATCAGTTTCAATAGACCCAATTACTGGAGCAGCAAAAGAGGGAGCCCTATTTACAAGCGAAGCAATACCAAGAGGAACAATTTTTTATGGTGAGATAAGAATTTTTGATAAAAAAGGATTTGAAGGTTTAGAAGAAAAACTTAAACCTCTTCCTAAAGATAAAGAATTAGAAGATGCATTAAAGGATAGTAAACATTTTTACGAAACCCTTGGAATTGGTGGAATGACTACGAGGGGATTTGGAAGATTAAAGATAGAACTAATACCTTAA
- the cmr1 gene encoding type III-B CRISPR module RAMP protein Cmr1, with protein MAKKEVLVEFKTITPLWTGDAWQNSSEIRPSSLIGSLRFWFEVICYFLGICEKEDFNNGTFEKEVNRKEFEKCLVKRGNTFEAKIECLLKQNIPLPSIIFGTTNWRSLIDIKDIKYLGDYCFGDKLNLPTKICFNKSTYEIKENRDCPPKSNNNWSVFFFAHPYFYGKLQVVFKVEEKILESIFYPLLTFMDKYGFWGGKWNIGYGRLKILEVKTGDKLINNWEKDTFLFSQINEEWVDKKLSDLLLVVTNFRDLTQQNSKIRILEDSVSNSSFINLIKKLIKEKSKQRANFNTNKELRHKIFGKTGNTRDLSYVPQGSKILPFIYYEEQGQLKGGFLSIAGLLNLEGENNE; from the coding sequence TTGGCTAAAAAAGAAGTATTGGTAGAATTTAAAACAATAACTCCCCTCTGGACAGGAGACGCCTGGCAAAACAGCAGTGAAATTCGTCCGTCTTCTTTAATTGGAAGTTTAAGATTTTGGTTTGAAGTTATTTGTTATTTTTTAGGAATTTGCGAAAAAGAAGATTTTAACAATGGTACATTTGAAAAAGAAGTTAATAGGAAAGAGTTCGAAAAATGTTTAGTTAAAAGAGGCAATACTTTTGAAGCAAAAATAGAATGTCTTTTAAAACAGAATATACCTTTACCTTCAATCATTTTTGGGACTACAAACTGGAGAAGTTTAATAGATATTAAAGATATAAAGTATTTAGGGGATTATTGTTTTGGGGATAAGCTAAACTTACCTACTAAAATTTGTTTTAATAAATCGACTTATGAAATCAAAGAAAACAGAGATTGTCCCCCAAAAAGCAACAATAATTGGTCAGTATTTTTCTTTGCCCATCCTTACTTTTATGGAAAATTACAAGTTGTTTTTAAGGTAGAAGAAAAAATCTTAGAAAGTATCTTTTATCCTCTTTTAACCTTTATGGATAAATATGGTTTTTGGGGTGGAAAGTGGAATATAGGATATGGGAGGTTAAAGATTTTAGAGGTTAAAACAGGCGACAAGTTAATAAATAATTGGGAAAAAGATACATTTTTGTTTAGTCAGATAAATGAAGAATGGGTGGATAAAAAACTTTCCGATTTGTTATTGGTAGTGACCAATTTTCGTGACTTGACACAACAAAACTCAAAAATTAGGATACTTGAAGATTCTGTTTCCAATTCTTCTTTTATTAATCTGATAAAGAAATTAATAAAAGAGAAGTCTAAACAAAGAGCAAATTTTAATACAAATAAAGAATTAAGACATAAAATATTTGGGAAAACAGGTAATACCAGAGATTTATCTTATGTTCCTCAAGGTTCTAAAATACTTCCATTTATATATTATGAAGAACAAGGACAACTTAAAGGTGGTTTTCTATCTATTGCTGGTTTATTAAACTTGGAAGGGGAAAATAATGAGTAA
- a CDS encoding RAMP superfamily CRISPR-associated protein gives MSKFDVYTEYKENNREIFGKTENSFKSFVKLKFEYVKNKTSELNQHKKFVKNRNKKYFIGDIQKIKLISGIYDDPSNLQKHINKLPKYSFAIWFKFRLEAPYFSKDDDEFYIIQNPILKETNFKVPMIRGSSWKGALASAFRELFKENYEDNKDKIDSFLRVFGVGSESIKAIESYIFDKSKDLKRVKEKLLEFILFELGLEVDRDLINEVKNISSKDKLLDVIKNKLSKRLGNNQRDLPLEFQTHKGRAIFYPTYFDKLSLEIINPHDRRKRAGTNPIHYEVVPAKTEGIFQLIYIPFDAVLKSDEKIREEAKEDLANIIKALSILSNKGIGAKTKLGWGRFEIRYLSCFRNFN, from the coding sequence ATGAGTAAATTTGATGTTTATACTGAATATAAAGAAAATAATAGAGAAATTTTTGGAAAAACAGAAAATTCGTTTAAAAGTTTTGTAAAATTAAAATTTGAATATGTAAAAAATAAAACTTCGGAGCTAAATCAACATAAGAAATTTGTTAAAAATAGAAATAAAAAATATTTTATTGGTGATATTCAAAAAATAAAACTAATATCTGGAATTTACGATGATCCTTCAAACTTACAAAAACACATTAATAAACTTCCTAAATATTCATTTGCAATTTGGTTTAAATTCAGATTAGAAGCTCCATATTTTTCAAAAGATGATGATGAGTTTTACATAATCCAAAATCCAATTTTAAAAGAAACAAACTTTAAAGTTCCAATGATTAGAGGTTCCAGCTGGAAAGGTGCATTAGCAAGTGCTTTTAGAGAATTATTTAAAGAAAATTATGAGGATAATAAAGATAAAATAGATAGTTTTTTAAGAGTTTTTGGAGTAGGTTCAGAAAGTATAAAGGCAATAGAAAGTTATATTTTTGATAAAAGTAAAGATTTGAAAAGAGTAAAGGAAAAACTTTTAGAGTTTATACTTTTTGAGCTTGGCTTAGAAGTGGATAGAGATTTAATAAATGAAGTTAAGAATATTAGTAGTAAAGATAAATTACTTGATGTTATTAAGAATAAATTATCTAAAAGGTTAGGAAATAATCAGAGGGACTTACCTTTAGAATTTCAAACCCACAAAGGAAGAGCAATATTTTATCCAACATACTTTGATAAACTTTCTTTAGAAATAATAAATCCACATGATAGAAGGAAAAGAGCAGGAACTAATCCAATTCATTATGAAGTTGTTCCAGCTAAAACAGAGGGAATATTTCAGTTAATTTATATCCCATTTGACGCTGTTTTAAAAAGTGATGAAAAGATAAGAGAAGAAGCCAAAGAAGATTTAGCAAATATAATTAAAGCCTTAAGTATACTTTCTAATAAAGGTATTGGAGCAAAAACTAAACTTGGCTGGGGAAGGTTTGAAATTAGATATTTATCTTGCTTTAGAAACTTTAATTAA
- a CDS encoding TIGR02556 family CRISPR-associated protein: protein MLTALKEIGKLLLEKENKQPIDILIENPDSNGSYKVVWVLEFDKDLNFTGITQEDFKGENYKIYLYKRGTGANSPDFSPTSRITEPEKTFTKKFIRWFENHKNILEFGKILDQLNSRKDQIINELNHLNSLSKDNKIITVKIDGKYLYEIDLFRKTFLEDFLNKIKEVSKENAVCSICGEKKDLVFTTSQIYKFYTLDKECYITSGFDKTQAWKNFPVCEECFLEVDYGKKFVENNLKFKFYSKNYYLIPKVLLNTPEVLEEISEILSYERKKINLSKETHKFLTDDKEEILDLVKDYKDAVSFYFLFLKKDNAAERILLLVEDVLPSRIHKVFDTKAEVEKIFSQDYTFAKLNEFLGQHEKLFFEVIDKIFRNGSLSFGTLIQIFMRKIRDDFVNGKNFQKSTTDALMNVSFLEKLGLLKIEGAVMENSKFDEIYKKLGSALNSPAKRGIFLLGALTQMLLNIQGQERGSTPFFKNLKGLKMNKEDIKGLLPKVINKLMEYGRFDKGKKELASEISKNLLLEEKFKMSIDEINFYFVSGMTLYDEVAKMIYEKEDNQND, encoded by the coding sequence ATGCTAACAGCCCTTAAAGAAATTGGGAAACTGCTTTTAGAGAAGGAAAACAAACAGCCGATAGACATTCTAATAGAAAATCCAGACAGCAACGGCAGTTATAAGGTAGTATGGGTTTTAGAGTTTGATAAAGATTTAAACTTTACAGGAATTACTCAAGAAGACTTCAAAGGAGAAAATTACAAAATATACCTTTACAAAAGGGGAACAGGAGCAAACTCACCAGACTTTTCTCCTACTTCAAGAATAACTGAGCCAGAAAAAACATTCACAAAAAAATTTATTAGATGGTTTGAAAACCATAAGAACATCTTAGAGTTCGGAAAGATTTTAGACCAGCTAAACAGCCGTAAAGACCAGATAATAAATGAGCTAAATCACCTAAACAGTTTATCTAAAGACAACAAAATCATAACTGTAAAAATTGACGGAAAGTATCTCTATGAGATAGACCTTTTTAGGAAAACATTTTTAGAAGACTTTTTAAACAAGATAAAAGAAGTATCCAAAGAAAACGCTGTTTGTAGCATCTGCGGGGAAAAGAAAGATTTAGTCTTCACAACCTCACAGATTTATAAGTTTTATACACTTGATAAGGAGTGTTACATAACATCGGGGTTTGACAAAACACAGGCATGGAAAAATTTTCCAGTCTGTGAAGAATGCTTTTTAGAAGTAGATTACGGCAAAAAGTTTGTAGAAAATAATCTAAAGTTTAAGTTTTACAGCAAAAACTACTATTTAATACCAAAAGTATTATTAAACACGCCAGAAGTTTTAGAAGAAATAAGCGAAATACTCTCCTATGAAAGAAAAAAGATTAACCTTTCTAAAGAAACCCACAAATTTTTAACAGACGACAAAGAAGAGATATTAGATTTGGTAAAAGACTACAAAGATGCCGTAAGTTTTTACTTTCTATTTCTAAAAAAAGACAATGCAGCAGAAAGAATACTCCTTTTAGTAGAAGATGTCCTGCCGTCAAGAATTCATAAAGTTTTTGACACAAAAGCAGAAGTTGAAAAAATTTTCAGTCAAGACTACACATTTGCAAAACTTAATGAATTTTTAGGCCAGCATGAAAAACTATTTTTTGAAGTAATAGACAAAATTTTCAGAAACGGTAGTTTGTCATTCGGTACATTGATTCAGATTTTTATGAGAAAAATAAGGGACGATTTTGTGAATGGCAAAAATTTCCAGAAAAGTACCACAGACGCATTGATGAACGTCAGCTTTTTAGAAAAACTTGGTTTATTAAAGATAGAGGGAGCGGTTATGGAAAACTCAAAATTTGATGAGATCTACAAAAAGCTTGGAAGTGCTCTAAACTCTCCAGCAAAAAGAGGCATATTTCTACTTGGAGCTTTAACCCAGATGCTTTTAAACATTCAGGGGCAAGAAAGGGGAAGTACGCCATTTTTTAAGAACCTAAAAGGTCTAAAGATGAACAAAGAAGACATAAAAGGACTTCTGCCGAAAGTGATAAACAAACTAATGGAGTATGGCAGATTTGACAAAGGTAAAAAAGAACTTGCCTCTGAAATATCCAAAAATCTCCTACTGGAAGAAAAGTTTAAAATGTCTATAGACGAGATAAATTTTTACTTTGTATCAGGAATGACGCTCTATGATGAAGTTGCAAAAATGATTTATGAAAAGGAGGACAATCAAAATGATTAA
- a CDS encoding RAMP superfamily CRISPR-associated protein: MCWYKLVFKQKQPIHIGKFEWGVVSETEIFIPGWTMWGALVNAYMIKNKAKDKNEIQEIQKDFETITNFFPSFDGETILEPKYKDGKFYLGDYSAEEFRYKYVKADFKTAVEPISRKAKDEHLYEFEYIIPEFYWIGLIKIENEEIKNFFEGKKPEIFIGGDTKYGYGLLKLEDSKEAKNEDLENWNLSNDGKPNNKTLKNFLEFETNIKFEGELKLIPELDFRQNTPVLTDARYFVNVGSTVDSSINISSYKIYKGKFIRNANSP; the protein is encoded by the coding sequence ATGTGCTGGTATAAATTAGTTTTCAAACAAAAACAACCTATACATATAGGAAAATTTGAGTGGGGAGTGGTATCTGAAACAGAGATTTTTATTCCTGGCTGGACGATGTGGGGAGCTTTGGTAAATGCTTATATGATAAAAAATAAAGCTAAAGATAAAAATGAAATCCAAGAAATCCAGAAAGATTTTGAAACTATAACAAATTTTTTTCCTTCTTTTGATGGTGAGACCATATTAGAACCAAAGTATAAAGATGGAAAATTTTATTTAGGGGATTATTCAGCAGAAGAATTTAGGTACAAATATGTAAAAGCAGATTTTAAAACAGCAGTAGAACCAATCTCAAGAAAAGCAAAAGATGAACATCTTTATGAGTTTGAATATATAATTCCTGAGTTTTACTGGATAGGGTTGATTAAAATTGAAAATGAAGAAATCAAAAATTTCTTTGAGGGAAAAAAACCTGAAATCTTTATTGGTGGAGACACCAAATACGGATATGGATTATTGAAATTAGAAGATTCTAAAGAAGCTAAAAATGAAGATTTAGAAAATTGGAATTTAAGTAACGATGGAAAACCAAACAATAAAACCTTAAAAAATTTTTTAGAGTTTGAAACAAATATAAAATTTGAAGGAGAGCTAAAACTAATACCTGAACTTGACTTTAGACAAAACACACCAGTTTTAACAGATGCCAGATATTTTGTAAATGTAGGAAGCACGGTAGATAGCAGTATAAATATATCTTCTTACAAAATATATAAAGGAAAATTTATAAGAAATGCTAACAGCCCTTAA
- a CDS encoding CRISPR-associated protein Csx11, whose product MSGLEKLKQYRDEILKAEIGALLFNLGKTHIGFWEKRNGKTYFNIDNNSFKNIFGYGPFGDYRNYYQKHDDLKDRSPFEYELEKYGLKDFIFNRILSFPFKVLIKNGDRKEEREKIEWHEIFKGDALEIEFIKRIFFRGCENINSGIDKGSPNKQLEPPLWLSNAFGSFKEEIKEHNFDQRRLCFYSNLSSFLSRNGYFQNPNWEEIRNFVLKEIKNWYSHLLSDSRFPVNDVSLFDQAYMTASMFKAVLSQLVVDSSRLNIDDDNKNYLKNPSSIKWRILGIQYDKVGVAEKSLKLASISWYREITDKIDEEIKNLLEVEYPIGNEIYRDETGIYFIVGEDLGKDLNDGSNLAKLKKDLREIEDKILEKFKDLTNDEFYPAIFLTKASRGLMNLSTLLENAKENFLKANWEKKSISLNIENRDKGKAIGICPICQIRLIYEKDKEKKNNPTICEVCDDRIHHKQVSKWIDNLTGETIWIEEIKDKNERVAYISLKFELEDWLNGNLLNSLLIQKSDFKLYLTEIKNFLEIFILNRTNFSDIFSELNKQIRSLEEKLKGSSLNQEEKRKLGQEKGLVESKRRKLSKIENIINKLIEEKWWIKPLDTKYSIEGYSNWDIDTYIQETNNFLSEVNFNLKVKNSFLELSKDAYNGCKNNKESLNDFIKQIFFGSIIGTPWEKLIKTTFLNSKIDWEKEEIRWEKFKDKNDPALDLLATLLLQFLLRKNPSPARLRRIWETTREFFEEIHKKLEQILDIPNWKKKRLVWEIQDNSLVGQKSMELEADKILFWMDKKGNSWEEKINSNVAKIYLISSISNFIDVYGNNQLKELKYKSLKNEKKAIEDLNKIFSSEESLKKHLQKKEIVLKKYGTKEELIKLSIKSNLKKIHSYKPFTSITDPSPINYQVVIPAEYLPKLIDEVIKKYNEEFKYVYGKLPIHIGIVISDYKKPVYINLKALRRIRRDVKDIDNLYRNKNQKDFQKYFRHKTIFYGEEEAKEKERRNQTKSYYSLYWDKFKEGNYNFYIKPSLKLNKDCSLKWKKWLVSVGKLKNKFKTIQIIPNTFDFEYLDHNIRRNEIFYDENGKRLIPLKQNRPYEIEVYWGKFKKFKVLFDKTDLNTTRIHKLIELLYSKLQAEKEYNSDYSYLLTSAFIELLELNKIGKNYVQRRKIINDIFELEINNFVELSNDFRKNLQKSLTKKENILLFLDMFEFWHTAMKEV is encoded by the coding sequence ATGTCAGGATTAGAAAAATTAAAACAATATAGAGATGAAATTTTAAAGGCAGAAATAGGAGCTTTACTTTTTAATCTTGGAAAAACTCATATAGGATTTTGGGAAAAAAGAAATGGAAAAACTTATTTCAATATAGATAATAATTCTTTTAAAAATATTTTTGGTTATGGTCCTTTTGGAGATTATAGAAATTATTATCAAAAGCATGATGATTTAAAAGACAGATCTCCCTTTGAGTATGAATTAGAAAAGTATGGTTTGAAGGACTTTATTTTTAATAGAATTCTTTCTTTTCCTTTTAAAGTTTTAATAAAAAATGGGGATAGAAAAGAAGAAAGAGAAAAAATAGAATGGCATGAAATTTTTAAGGGAGATGCTTTAGAAATTGAATTTATCAAAAGGATTTTCTTCAGAGGCTGTGAGAATATAAACTCTGGAATAGATAAAGGCTCTCCGAATAAACAATTAGAACCACCTTTATGGCTTTCTAATGCTTTTGGAAGTTTTAAAGAAGAAATAAAAGAACATAACTTTGACCAGAGAAGGCTTTGTTTCTATTCAAATTTATCAAGTTTTTTAAGTAGAAATGGATATTTCCAAAATCCAAATTGGGAAGAAATCAGAAATTTTGTTTTAAAAGAAATAAAAAATTGGTATTCTCACCTTTTAAGTGATAGCCGTTTCCCTGTTAACGATGTATCTCTTTTTGACCAGGCATACATGACTGCTTCTATGTTTAAAGCTGTTTTATCACAGCTTGTTGTGGATAGTTCAAGGTTAAATATTGATGATGATAATAAAAATTATTTAAAAAATCCATCTTCTATAAAATGGAGAATACTCGGTATCCAATACGATAAAGTTGGAGTTGCTGAAAAAAGTTTAAAGCTTGCTTCTATATCCTGGTATAGAGAAATTACAGACAAGATAGATGAAGAAATAAAAAATCTTTTAGAAGTTGAATATCCAATAGGGAATGAAATTTACAGAGATGAAACGGGGATTTATTTTATAGTTGGAGAGGATTTAGGAAAAGATTTAAATGATGGTTCAAATTTAGCAAAATTAAAAAAGGATTTAAGAGAAATTGAAGACAAGATTTTAGAAAAATTCAAAGATTTAACAAATGATGAATTTTACCCAGCTATATTCCTAACTAAAGCTTCAAGAGGATTAATGAATTTATCTACACTTTTAGAAAATGCTAAAGAAAATTTTCTAAAGGCTAACTGGGAGAAGAAAAGTATTAGTCTAAATATTGAAAACAGAGATAAAGGCAAAGCCATAGGTATATGCCCTATTTGTCAGATTAGATTAATTTATGAAAAAGATAAAGAAAAGAAAAACAATCCAACTATATGCGAAGTTTGTGATGATAGAATACACCATAAACAAGTATCAAAATGGATAGATAATTTAACAGGAGAAACTATCTGGATAGAAGAAATCAAAGATAAAAATGAAAGGGTTGCTTATATATCTTTAAAATTTGAACTTGAAGATTGGTTGAATGGAAACTTGTTGAATAGTTTGTTAATACAAAAAAGCGACTTTAAGCTTTATTTAACTGAGATAAAAAACTTTTTAGAAATTTTTATTCTAAATAGAACTAATTTTTCAGACATTTTTTCGGAATTAAATAAACAGATAAGAAGTCTTGAAGAAAAACTTAAAGGCAGTTCTTTAAATCAAGAAGAAAAAAGAAAATTAGGTCAGGAAAAGGGATTAGTGGAAAGTAAAAGAAGAAAATTATCAAAAATAGAAAATATCATTAATAAATTAATTGAGGAAAAATGGTGGATTAAACCTTTAGATACAAAATATTCAATTGAAGGGTATTCCAACTGGGATATAGATACCTATATCCAAGAAACAAACAACTTTCTAAGTGAAGTTAATTTTAATTTAAAAGTAAAAAATTCTTTTCTAGAGCTTTCAAAAGATGCTTACAATGGATGTAAAAATAATAAAGAAAGCCTTAATGATTTTATAAAGCAGATATTCTTTGGCTCTATAATAGGAACTCCATGGGAAAAATTGATAAAAACAACTTTTTTAAACTCTAAAATAGATTGGGAGAAAGAAGAAATAAGATGGGAAAAATTCAAAGACAAAAATGACCCAGCTTTAGACCTATTAGCAACCCTTTTACTCCAATTCCTTCTAAGAAAAAACCCATCACCTGCAAGATTAAGAAGAATTTGGGAAACTACCAGAGAATTTTTTGAGGAAATACATAAAAAATTAGAGCAGATTTTAGATATTCCTAACTGGAAAAAAAAGAGATTGGTTTGGGAAATTCAAGATAATTCTTTAGTAGGTCAAAAATCTATGGAATTAGAAGCTGACAAAATTCTATTTTGGATGGATAAAAAAGGAAATAGTTGGGAAGAGAAAATTAATAGTAATGTTGCAAAAATTTATCTCATTTCTTCCATTTCAAATTTCATTGATGTATATGGAAACAATCAATTAAAAGAACTTAAATATAAATCATTAAAAAACGAAAAAAAAGCTATTGAAGATTTAAATAAGATTTTTTCTTCTGAAGAAAGTTTAAAAAAGCACTTACAAAAGAAGGAAATTGTTCTTAAAAAGTATGGAACTAAAGAAGAACTAATTAAACTATCTATTAAATCTAACTTAAAAAAAATCCATTCCTATAAACCCTTTACATCTATAACAGACCCGTCTCCAATAAATTATCAAGTAGTCATTCCAGCAGAATATTTGCCAAAATTAATAGACGAAGTTATCAAAAAATACAATGAAGAATTCAAATATGTTTATGGAAAACTTCCTATCCACATAGGAATAGTGATTTCTGATTATAAAAAACCAGTTTACATAAATCTTAAAGCATTAAGAAGAATTAGAAGAGATGTTAAAGATATAGATAATCTATACAGAAATAAAAATCAAAAAGACTTCCAGAAATACTTTAGACATAAGACTATTTTCTATGGAGAAGAAGAAGCTAAAGAGAAAGAAAGAAGAAATCAAACAAAAAGCTATTATTCCTTATATTGGGACAAGTTCAAAGAAGGGAATTACAACTTTTACATAAAACCATCTCTAAAACTAAATAAAGATTGTTCTCTTAAATGGAAAAAATGGTTAGTATCGGTTGGTAAACTAAAAAACAAATTTAAAACAATCCAGATTATCCCAAACACATTTGACTTTGAGTATTTAGACCATAATATCAGAAGAAATGAGATTTTTTATGATGAAAATGGTAAAAGATTAATACCACTAAAACAAAATAGGCCTTACGAGATTGAAGTTTACTGGGGAAAATTTAAGAAATTTAAAGTGTTATTTGATAAAACAGATTTAAATACCACCAGAATACATAAATTAATTGAACTGCTATACTCAAAACTACAAGCTGAAAAAGAATACAATTCTGATTATAGCTATTTATTAACAAGTGCATTTATAGAACTTCTTGAATTAAACAAAATTGGAAAAAATTATGTTCAAAGAAGAAAAATAATTAATGATATTTTCGAGCTGGAAATAAATAATTTTGTGGAATTATCTAATGATTTTAGAAAAAATTTGCAAAAAAGTCTTACTAAAAAAGAAAATATTCTTTTGTTTTTAGATATGTTTGAGTTTTGGCATACAGCAATGAAGGAGGTTTAA
- the cas7b gene encoding type I-B CRISPR-associated protein Cas7/Csh2, translated as MIKNRKEIIFIYDVSFANPNGDPNDENKPRIDEETGKNIVTDVRLKRTVRDYLREFEGQEIFVREIEDDEGKIQDAKARARDFLKNVQDLDKKSLKEQKDIIKDNILTQCIDVRLFGATIPLDLKVNGKNKQSSITLTGPVQFNMGLSLHRVKLEYIKGTGAFASSEGKEQKTFREEWILPYSLIVFHGLVNENSARETNLTETDLKLLRKGLWEGTKNLITRSKNGQMPRLLIEVVYKEGLNTHIGDLHRYIKLKTDKTDEEIRSPEDYTLDIEKLLEVLEEEADKIEKVLFKKDRSLKLNRNFLSDKITFEEIREDL; from the coding sequence ATGATTAAAAACAGAAAAGAGATAATATTCATTTATGATGTTAGCTTTGCAAACCCAAATGGAGACCCTAACGACGAAAACAAACCAAGGATTGATGAAGAGACTGGGAAAAACATCGTTACAGACGTCAGGCTAAAAAGGACAGTGAGAGATTATCTAAGAGAGTTTGAAGGACAGGAGATTTTTGTTAGAGAGATAGAAGATGACGAAGGTAAAATACAGGATGCAAAGGCAAGAGCCAGAGACTTTTTAAAAAATGTTCAAGATTTAGATAAAAAATCACTTAAAGAGCAAAAGGACATAATAAAAGATAACATACTGACCCAGTGTATAGATGTTAGACTTTTTGGAGCTACAATCCCCCTTGACCTGAAAGTAAACGGTAAAAACAAACAAAGCTCTATAACCCTTACAGGACCTGTTCAGTTTAATATGGGGCTGTCCCTTCACAGAGTAAAACTTGAATACATCAAAGGAACTGGAGCATTTGCATCATCAGAAGGAAAAGAGCAAAAAACATTCAGAGAAGAATGGATACTCCCTTACTCTTTAATAGTGTTCCACGGGTTAGTCAACGAAAATTCAGCAAGAGAAACAAACCTAACAGAAACAGACCTGAAACTACTCAGAAAAGGTTTGTGGGAAGGAACAAAAAATCTTATAACCCGCTCAAAAAATGGACAGATGCCAAGACTACTGATAGAAGTTGTTTATAAAGAAGGCTTAAACACCCACATAGGAGACCTGCACAGATACATAAAACTAAAAACAGACAAAACAGATGAAGAAATAAGAAGTCCAGAAGATTATACATTAGATATAGAAAAGCTGTTAGAAGTTTTAGAAGAAGAGGCAGACAAGATAGAAAAAGTGTTATTTAAAAAGGACAGAAGTTTAAAATTAAATAGGAATTTCTTGTCTGACAAGATAACATTTGAAGAAATCAGAGAAGATTTATAG